In Salvelinus sp. IW2-2015 unplaced genomic scaffold, ASM291031v2 Un_scaffold5082, whole genome shotgun sequence, the genomic window NNNNNNNNNNNNNNNNNNNNNNNNNNNNNNNNNNNNNNNNNNNNNNNNNNNNNNNNNNNNNNNNNNNNNNNNNNNNNNNNNNNNNNNNNNNNNNNNNNNNNNNNNNNNNNNNNNNNNNNNNNNNNNNNNNNNNNNNNNNNNNNNNNNNNNNNNNNNNNNNNNNNNNNNNNNNNNNNNNNNNNNNNNNNNNNNNNNNNNNNNNNNNNNNNNNNNNNNNNNNNNNNNNNNNNNNNNNNNNNNNNNNNNNNNNNNNNNNNNNNNNNNNNNNNNNNNNNNNNNNNNNNNNNNNNNNNNNNNNNNNNNNNNNNNNNNNNNNNNNNNNNNNNNNNNNNNNNNNNNNNNNNNNNNNNNNNNNNNNNNNNNNNNNNNNNNNNNNNNNNNNNNNNNNNNNNNNNNNNNNNNNNNNNNNNNNNNNNNNNNNNNNNNNNNNNNNNNNNNNNNNNNNNNNNNNNNNNNNNNNNNNNNNNNNNNNNNNNNNNNNNNNNNNNNNNNNNNNNNNNNNNNNNNNNNNNNNNNNNNNNNNNNNNNNNNNNNNNNNNNNNNNNNNNNNNNNNNNNNNNNNNNNNNNNNNNNNNNNNNNNNNNNNNNNNNNNNNNNNNNNNNNNNNNNNNNNNNNNNNNNNNNNNNNNNNNNNNNNNNNNNNNNNNNNNNNNNNNNNNNNNNNNNNNNNNNNNNNNNNNNNNNNNNNNNNNNNNNNNNNNNNNNNNNNNNNNNNNNNNNNNNNNNNNNNNNNNNNNNNNNNNNNNNNNNNNNNNNNNNNNNNNNNNNNNNNNNNNNNNNNNNNNNNNNNNNNNNNNNNNNNNNNNNNNNNNNNNNNNNNNNNNNNNNNNNNNNNNNNNNNNNNNNNNNNNNNNNNNNNNNNNNNNNNNNNNNNNNNNNNNNNNNNNNNNNNNNNNNNNNNNNNNNNNNNNNNNNNNNNNNNNNNNNNNNNNNNNNNNNNNNNNNNNNNNNNNNNNNNNNNNNNNNNNNNNNNNNNNNNNNNNNNNNNNNNNNNNNNNNNNNNNNNNNNNNNNNNNNNNNNNNNNNNNNNNNNNNNNNNNNNNNNNNNNNNNNNNNNNNNNNNNNNNNNNNNNNNNNNNNNNNNNNNNNNNNNNNNNNNNNNNNNNNNNNNNNNNNNNNNNNNNNNNNNNNNNNNNNNNNNNNNNNNNNNNNNNNNNNNNNNNNNNNNNNNNNNNNNNNNNNNNNNNNNNNNNNNNNNNNNNNNNNNNNNNNNNNNNNNNNNNNNNNNNNNNNNNNNNNNNNNNNNNNNNNNNNNNNNNNNNNNNNNNNNNNNNNNNNNNNNNNNNNNNNNNNNNNNNNNNNNNNNNNNNNNNNNNNNNNNNNNNNNNNNNNNNNNNNNNNNNNNNNNNNNNNNNNNNNNNNNNNNNNNNNNNNNNNNNNNNNNNNNNNNNNNNNNNNNNNNNNNNNNNNNNNNNNNNNNNNNNNNNNNNNNNNNNNNNNNNNNNNNNNNNNNNNNNNNNNNNNNNNNNNNNNNNNNNNNNNNNNNNNNNNNNNNNNNNNNNNNNNNNNNNNNNNNNNNNNNNNNNNNNNNNNNNNNNNNNNNNNNNNNNNNNNNNNNNNNNNNNNNNNNNNNNNNNNNNNNNNNNNNNNNNNNNNNNNNNNNNNNNNNNNNNNNNNNNNNNNNNNNNNNNNNNNNNNNNNNNNNNNNNNNNNNNNNNNNNNNNNNNNNNNNNNNNNNNNNNNNNNNNNNNNNNNNNNNNNNNNNNNNNNNNNNNNNNNNNNNNNNNNNNNNNNNNNNNNNNNNNNNNNNNNNNNNNNNNNNNNNNNNNNNNNNNNNNNNNNNNNNNNNNNNNNNNNNNNNNNNNNNNNNNNNNNNNNNNNNNNNNNNNNNNNNNNNNNNNNNNNNNNNNNNNNNNNNNNNNNNNNNNNNNNNNNNNNNNNNNNNNNNNNNNNNNNNNNNNNNNNNNNNNNNNNNNNNNNNCGTCttgtgttcgtttcaccagagaggactgtttcggtttgccacgtttgttatttttgtatttgtaagtgttcacgttattcgtcttgattaaatcatgttgagcacaaactacgctgcgtcttggtccgatccctgctacacctcctcttcagacgaagaggaggaaggctgccgttacaagggTTGACCTTGGTTgcttctgtgggtcgctctggatgggagtctgttagattagattgtatgttttaatattcaataaaaatgtaaattaaaacaaaactgcgtgatcattacacaggtgcaccttttgctggggacaataaaaggccactctaaaatgtgcagttatcaCACAACKCAGATGTCTTAACTTTTGAGGGASCGCYcaattggcatgctgactgcaggaatgtccaccagagctgttgcaagataattgaatgtgaatttctctaccataagccacctccaatgttgttttagagaattttgcactACGTCCAACCGggctcacaaccacagaccacatgtatggtgcgagcggtttgctgatgtcaacgttgtgaaccatgagtgcctcatggtggaggtggggttatggtatgggcaggcataaYCTATGGACAACACAATtggattttatcgatggcaatttgtatgcacaaaaataccgtgacgagatcctggtGAGGTGGACCTCACCCAAGACACCAACTCAGGTTCATATTAACAAGACAATGGGAACAGCTATGAAGTGATTTTATGGAAAATGGACAATTAACAGATTTGTTGATGTCTCTTTTGAAATTTTATTATCTTGTTTgaacaacaaaaacagaaatcGTGATATATAAAGCACAGTAACACATAKAAATTACAAGTATGAAATCAACAAATACAAGTCACACAGCAGTTGCTAGTACAGGACTGGATGGCAATTACTTTGGGcttgtacagtcatggccaaaagttttgagaatgacacaaatattaattttcacaaagtctgctgcctcagtgtcttRagatatttttgtcagatgttactttggaatactgaagtataattacaagaatTTGTAATGTCAAGCTTTATtggcaattacatgaagttgatacaaagagtcaatattgcagtgttgacccttctttttcaagacctctgcaatccgccctggcatgctgtcaattaacttctgggccacatcctgactgatggcagcccattcatGCATAATCAAAGCTTGGAGTTTGTCCgaattgtgggtttttgtttgtccacccgcctcttgaggattgaccacaagttctcaatgggattaaggtctgggagtttcctggccatggacccaaaatatcatgtTTTTCCCCGAGCCACTAGTTATcatttttgccttatggcaaggtgctccatcatgctggaaaaggcattgttcgtcaccaaactgttctggatggtgggagaagttgctctcggaggatgtgtttggtaccattctttattcatggctgtgttcttaggcaaaattgtgagtgacccactcccttggctgagaagcaaccccacacatgaatggtctcaggatgctgaAATGTCAGCTGAACGAacgcagtggaaatgtttttttgattcagttcatttgcatggcaaagagggactttgcaattaattgcaattcatctgatcactcttcataacattctggagtatatgcaaaattgccatcatacaaactgaggcagcagactttgtgaaaattattttttgtgtcattctcaaaatttTMggccacgactgtacaggtgAGCATTCTGTGCCTATAGTAGTTKTCTGtctgtatagtacagtatgtaaCTGTTTAAATATGTTGTGATTTTCAACAAACTGTTAAAAGAAtggggaacaaagatcatacaaAACTAAGAATTATCTCAGCGTTTAAACCATCAACAATCATCATCACCAttgtcatcatcctcctcctccttctcatcaTTACTGTCCagtttgtatttacattttatgtACAACCCCTATTTTAAGGGAATTATACATTTTTCTATCATTATGTATTATCAGAGGGCATATTCTCACATTTTATTTTCCATGTCTCATCTTTGCCACAAGTGGTGTATTTTATAAATGGTGCATTTGTGTTATCATCGTCATTTAACTGTAAATAGTGCACACTATTACATTTTGTACCTTAGTAGGGCTTCAAAACAGTGACCCTAAGTGGCAAACCAGCTTTCAAAATGAAGTGACAGTGCCTCAAAGTAAGAATTACATTGTTTTCTGTACATGTGCTCAGCATTGGGAAACAACTATCTTTGGTTCACACTGCTGTTCACATCACTGCAGTCTGTTTAAAGTATAACTGAACTTCTGGTATTGACTACATTACGATGTTCATTGGTTATACCAGTCCAATTCACATGGGGATCAAGATTCCTCACTGTACAACACATTTGTTCAGGTGCTTTTTCTGTTCCTCATGCTTCTTATTCAAGTTATCGATTTCCTCAGTCAGTTTTGTTTTATCATGACCATATAGAGCATTCAAAAGATCATACTCCWCTTTGTGCTTTTGTCTtagtttctccatctctccttcagaTTTCTGGATTTCATTTTCATATTTCTCTTTAaagttattcatttcctctgcaTGTCTTCTGGCCTCTTGTTCATATTTATCCTTCTTTTCTTTTGTTTCTCTTTCATGCTCTGCCCTCATTTCCTTCAAattcttctcttgttctctcctgGCTGtatcttccttctccttcctcatgTTTTCTTCTTCACGTTCTTGTTGAACTGTTTCCTCCTGTTTTCTTAGTCTTAGTGTCTCCTCCACTCTTCTATTTACATCCTCTTTACATCTTCTTTCCTGTTCCTCTCTACGTTCTCTCTCCCACTGCTCTTGTTGCATTGTCATTTTGTCtgtccactctctcctcttttcttcaaaGTCTTTTGctattttttctctttctttctgctctatttctctcctctgctcttctgaTTCCTTCATCTTTAttctctcttgttccctctctctttcaaactGCTCTCTCAATCTCCTCTGTTTTTTCTCTTGTTCTACAAGAGTTTCTAACTCATTCTGTTTCCTCAGCCTTTCCTTATGATTTTGTCTGTTAATTACTGTATTTAATTGTTCCTCCCATTCCCTTTTATTTCTCTGCATGTTTTCTGTTTGACTTTTCTCTGCTTCCTTTATTTTTCTTTGCCAgtcttgtctttctttctcttcattctttcttctctcatcctcttctgtCGCTCTCCTTTCCATTTCTGCCTTTTTAAATTTTTCAAACGtaatttctttatttatttgccgttcttctttttctttctcttcctttctctgtcGTTCCATCTTCATGTTAAATTCTTCTTCCTTTTCTCTTTGTTGCTTCTCCAACTTTATTTCCTGAGTTTttatctctttttccatttcatACTTTTCTGTGTCCCATATTTCTTTTTTCAACTTTTCATCTTCTttcctttttttgtcctccaactGTCTTTCTTCCTTCTCTGCTTTCTCCTTGTCCTCATGTTCTTTTCTAAtagcgtcctctctctctctcaacagtttATCTCTCAGCTGTCTTTCCTCCTGAACTTTCAATCTCTCCTCTtccaactttgatttgatcttttCCATGTTTGTTTCATGGCTGACCTTCAGTTTCTCCATGTCAgcttttatctccatctctcgctccttCAGTATTGCTTCCTGTTTTTGTTTAATGGATGCCTCTGCCTCCTGGAACATCTCATTGGTGTAGAAACTGCCCTTGTTCATGGACACCATTTTGTTAATCTTCTTAAGAAGCTCAGTGACCTGTGTGCGGTTATTGTCGTCGTTGTTGTTGAAGACATGGGATCTGTCTCCACAATCTCGGATCAGTTTTTTCAGTTTGGCATTCTTGCTGTTCCCAATGTAATCTTGAATTGATTTCTTTTTCAAGTCATCTCCTCTAGTAAACAGAACTAAGCAGAACATTCCTGCCCGTGGACCAAAGGTTTTCTCTATGAGGTCCAACGTGTCCAGCTCCTCTTGTGTGATTCTCCCGATACTCAACACTATGATAAACACATGGGGTCCAGGAGCTGACAGGGAAACACATTTCACTATCTCTTGCTGAACATCTTTATTAGACAATTTTGTGTCAAAAAGACCAGGTGTGTCCACCACAGCAACTGTTCTTCCATCAACTTTGCCGACTGCCTTCTTGCAAACTGTTGTCACAGAATCAGGGCTGGATTCAGACTCAAATTCATCTCTGCCCAAGATAGTGTTTGCAGAGGCGCTCTTCCCATTTCCAGTTTTCCCAATAAGCACCACCCTTATGCACCCTGTGCTGGAGCACTCCATTTCAGCACCTACAAATTAAacaataaattataataaatcaaTGTTAATTACTGCATAAATGTATACTCAAATCAACACAGAAGGTTCATAGTGTTAAATCATTGCTTTCCCAATCACTGCCCAATATTTGTTCCTCCCTGTGTTCAACAAACTCACCTTGTGACATGTTCCTGATTCTCTCCTCTAAATCCTTGATTCTTCTGTTTTGGTCCAGTTCTGATTGGTGTTTAGCCTCCATGTACATGTACGGAGTGTAGCAGGTTCTGTTCTGATCCATCATTTTGACTATTTCTGCTACAAGTTCTGTTGTCTGCTTGGCGTTATCAATCTTCAAAGCATCAAAGATTTTATACCGCCCTCCGCATATCTTGATCAGTTGCTTTGTGTCTGCATTTTGTTCCACAAAGTCAACTGCAGTTTTATCAACTGGAATGTTATCCTGTCTAAACAGGACCATGATAAAGTCATTGACTCGTGAGCTGAGTATCTTCTGAATGATCTCCAACTCTCCTTTGTCTTCATCAGTGAGTGGACCCAAAGGTACGACCAGGAGGAAAGCATTGACTCcagagtcacagagagagacacagtggaaAGTCTCACGCATCACTTCCTCCTGAGTGAGATGTGTTCCATACAGAGCAGGTAGCTCGATGAGGGTGACAGGCCGACcacacacctctccttctctcttcacacacactgaGGAGGAGCTGGACTTTGGACTGGACTCTGTCTGACCCAGTATGACATTGGCTGTAGAAGTCTTCCCACCTCCTCTTCTGCCACACAGCACCACGTTCAGTCTCTGAGCCTTTGGTGTCATGGTATCATGTGTTGTCTCTTCATTGGAGGTGAGGTATCTCCATTCATTCTCCTCTACCATCTTTTCTATCTTTTCAGTTAACTCTTCGTGGTCACTTCCTTGTTTGTACATTTCATGATGCCTTCCTCCACATTCTTCAATCATTTGTCTCAGATGAGGATTTCTTGTGACTCCCTTGTGAGTAATGATCACCATTGAGTACTTGAAGGCCTCTTTACCAAATATGCTCAGGATCAACTTGAATGtgtttctgttctcctctgtgaaCTCCTCAGGCTTcaacaccagcaggaacccatgaggcccaggagcagagagggacttacatttctccatctcctccatcagGGACTCCACAGTCAGACGTGGAGCAAAGAAGTCTGGAGTCTTTACAACAGTAACAGACTTGCCATTCACCTCCCCACTGGCTGAATCACATGGCTGTTTATAGTTGAAGAAATGAGCAGGCCTAAAAGCCTCTTTCTGTAGGATCATGTTACCCACTGTACTCTTCTTGTCGTCATTCTTCCCCAGAAGCACAATCCTGAGTGAAGACACTGTTAAACACATGTACAAATTCATTAATATAAGTATATGCATATGAAACATAATGTAGTTTACCTGTTTACCAAATGTTCACACTGGAGGATTGTCCCTGTTGTGAATTAATAATGCTTTTCTCCCAATGCTTGTTGTCAAAAAGCTTGACAGTAGTAGTCAGTAATATTGAGCCAGTACAGTTCCACAATGTTATTTAGCTCAGTGATTCCTATGGAATCCCTCACATTGTACTCCAGAGCGTCATGTTTAATGGCCACAATACGGCAATCACTGCACTCAGCATGTTGAGCGACATTTCTCTTTGTATCCACCAGAGGGCGCAATGACCTCAAATTGATAGATACTGTTGGTTTATGAGCTGTGAACTCATACCACATTCTAATGGGTAAAAGtattaaaacaaaacaatgacatgAGCATTATACTATAAAGTACAGTAGGACCTCAGAGATACAAACACGTTGGGAATGGAGCTCGGCAGAATATTGAAATGGTGAATAAATTAATAAGAAACCTTTTATATATTTTCCTTCGACGTCACGTCTACTTACACAGGTTTTGTACTATCAGGATAGACATTTTGAAAACAGAAACAACAATAATGAATGTGTCCTAATGACAAATCCTTCTGAGCCCTCCCTCTTAAATAACAAATAGTTACATTATGGTCTATAACTACTGAATTTACCCACATTTGTCATGTCTACCTGATGGCTTCAGTCTTTCTTCCTTAAGTGATACTAATCCTGAAAAAAAGTTGACACTATTCATTTCAGTGACTTCTTCTTCGCAGTCCATTTAAACCAGTCATAATGAAACAGAAGTTAATTGTCAGTTGTATTCAATGTTCATCTCACAATAAGTTTTGTGCTCTCTGTATACTTACCAATTTCTRTWWTRTTKRCKKWTTTSTCCKATTMMMCRYATTSWSRTMYTTCKSKWWSWTCCMWWKCAWSRTMTRCKWSWMKMMWKMKWMWGYYYSWRRWYWSYSTRRTYRMSKMMTSSWRTTRCRCTTMRKCRWMYKCKKTMMRARRTMKAKWWWCWTCAKAWGMSWSARAGMRMKSWRKYTRRKCRRRWWRKWRCTTMWCAARKTRGMCKARAWSTMSKYTYWGMTSASTGKGGTSWKTGAGGTGCTGCCTCCCTCTACAGGCTCTGACCATCTGATTCAGAGGGTGATCCTCATCCATGTGTCCCCTCTTGTCTTCATGAGTTGTCAGTACCATTGAGTAGTCAAAGGACCGATCACTGAGTGTGTCTAGGATTTTCCTGattctgtctccctcttcctGTGTGAACTCCTCAGGCTGCAGCACCAACAGGAACACATGAGGTCCCGGTTTAGACAGAGTGACACACCAACGCAGTTCCTCTGAGAGTTTGTCATGTGAGATGTGAGGGTCTAACAGGTCTGGAGTGTTGATTACAGCTATGTGTCTTCCCTCCACGTGACCCCTGGCTTTCTCACAGTGGTTTTGTACACAGTTAAGGTCAAATGCCTCTCTTTCCAGGATGAAGTTCCCAACAGCACTCTTCTCAGAGCCATTCTTGCCGAGCAGCACAATCCTTCGCTCTGTAGGACTTTCAGACACTGTAACATAAACACCACCACAACATTATTTAAAATGTCTGCTGTAAAACATTGTTGAAAATGTTGACACTAACATTTTGgtttgcttttctttcagaaCATTATGCACCATATTTCAACAGAACAATATAAATGCACAATCtagacagagaaaaaaaaatctcctTGATATTTTATTGATCACTCACTCTCTGGGGGCAATAGTTCCATACTGTTGCGTCTCAGGGCCTTTGGATTCGAGACTGAAAACACATCCAATTAAATCAGTATTACATGAGCGATTTGAAGACAAACTGAAATCATTTTTTGAAAAGCAAATAGGAACAATTATAACCACAAATAGGTGCTAAGTGGCATAAAAAAGGCACTCGTGAGAGTTTGAAAATTAAAAACCCACTAATGTATGGGCAAAAACGTAATTAAAATACATCATCAGACACCCTGATTCCCCTTTAAGAGCACCTCTGGTTCTTGTGGAATACTTGAAGTGCTCCTGctactttcttctgaaatcaTTTTTTTGTTGAGTAGCTATGTAGGTTTTCGGTAAGCTAATTTAATGTCATATCAACGTTATTGTGAACAATTgatcaaataataaataaaatattgtgcTGGttccaattcaaaatcaaattgaaACTATTTGCATCAGCTTTTTGGGTATACTCAAGATTATGTATTTTTATgtatgatatattttacttttaatGTTTCTCAAACACTAATATATTATGTCCAGCATAAAACAATGGCTAAGATCCAACTCCATTGTATCAAATCCAGAACTGTTATTGTACATTAGATCTACTTAATCTTTCCCAGTGGTTTTGCTATCCgttcatcatgatccattacacCTCATAGCACAACAAACTGTTTGATACTAATAtacaaatgtgcttttgtttctTCAAACATGCAACATTGTTTAAAAgtattgtaatgtaaaaaaatatatatattacccacaatcctctgaaaacagtttttacagtttacaattcccaccaagtggACTAAACCCTACTTCAGGCGCAATGCATAGAGTGTTGGCCTTTCACGCCAGTGACCCAGGTTCACTTCCTTCCCCTCCCTGTCGttcgctacattggtgtcagTAGTGGAATGACAGCCGTAAGTTCATCGGAGCGCACAGCCGTAACATGTGCGGGGACTGACTAGTCAAAGCACGGGGACATGCCTTCCCATTTGAAGGGGGCAGTTTCGCGAGTCTTGATAAATGAGCCGCATTAAAATCCCCACATCTGTCTAACAGTTATCAGGAATGATCACAAAGCAATATTTCtttatgatcttctatgtaggaTGTCAGAGtaaaaatcggtt contains:
- the LOC112077944 gene encoding GTPase IMAP family member 8-like; the protein is MILQKEAFRPAHFFNYKQPCDSASGEVNGKSVTVVKTPDFFAPRLTVESLMEEMEKCKSLSAPGPHGFLLVLKPEEFTEENRNTFKLILSIFGKEAFKYSMVIITHKGVTRNPHLRQMIEECGGRHHEMYKQGSDHEELTEKIEKMVEENEWRYLTSNEETTHDTMTPKAQRLNVVLCGRRGGGKTSTANVILGQTESSPKSSSSSVCVKREGEVCGRPVTLIELPALYGTHLTQEEVMRETFHCVSLCDSGVNAFLLVVPLGPLTDEDKGELEIIQKILSSRVNDFIMVLFRQDNIPVDKTAVDFVEQNADTKQLIKICGGRYKIFDALKIDNAKQTTELVAEIVKMMDQNRTCYTPYMYMEAKHQSELDQNRRIKDLEERIRNMSQGAEMECSSTGCIRVVLIGKTGNGKSASANTILGRDEFESESSPDSVTTVCKKAVGKVDGRTVAVVDTPGLFDTKLSNKDVQQEIVKCVSLSAPGPHVFIIVLSIGRITQEELDTLDLIEKTFGPRAGMFCLVLFTRGDDLKKKSIQDYIGNSKNAKLKKLIRDCGDRSHVFNNNDDNNRTQVTELLKKINKMVSMNKGSFYTNEMFQEAEASIKQKQEAILKEREMEIKADMEKLKVSHETNMEKIKSKLEEERLKVQEERQLRDKLLREREDAIRKEHEDKEKAEKEERQLEDKKRKEDEKLKKEIWDTEKYEMEKEIKTQEIKLEKQQREKEEEFNMKMERQRKEEKEKEERQINKEITFEKFKKAEMERRATEEDERRKNEEKERQDWQRKIKEAEKSQTENMQRNKREWEEQLNTVINRQNHKERLRKQNELETLVEQEKKQRRLREQFEREREQERIKMKESEEQRREIEQKEREKIAKDFEEKRREWTDKMTMQQEQWERERREEQERRCKEDVNRRVEETLRLRKQEETVQQEREEENMRKEKEDTARREQEKNLKEMRAEHERETKEKKDKYEQEARRHAEEMNNFKEKYENEIQKSEGEMEKLRQKHKXEYDLLNALYGHDKTKLTEEIDNLNKKHEEQKKHLNKCVVQ